A stretch of Pseudomonas sp. 7SR1 DNA encodes these proteins:
- a CDS encoding carbohydrate ABC transporter permease: MNKVQNNKAWWLVLPVFLLVAFSAVIPMMTVVNYSVQDIFDQSSRYFVGADWYRQVLMDPRLHDSLLRQFIYSACVLLIEIPLGIAIALTMPTKGKWSSLVLIILAIPLLIPWNVVGTIWQIFGRADIGLLGSVLNNLGINYNYAANTMDAWVTVLVMDVWHWTSLVALLCYSGLRAIPDVYYQAARIDRASNWAVFRHIQLPKMKSVLLIAVMLRFMDSFMIYTEPFVLTGGGPGNATTFLSQTLTQMAIGQFDLGPAAAFSLVYFLIILLVSWLFYTAMTHSDANR; encoded by the coding sequence ATGAACAAGGTGCAGAACAACAAGGCCTGGTGGCTGGTATTGCCGGTGTTCCTGCTGGTGGCTTTCAGTGCCGTGATCCCGATGATGACCGTGGTCAACTACTCGGTGCAGGACATTTTCGACCAGTCCAGCCGCTACTTCGTCGGTGCCGACTGGTACAGGCAGGTGCTGATGGACCCGCGCCTGCACGACTCGCTGTTGCGCCAGTTCATCTACTCGGCCTGCGTGCTGCTGATCGAGATTCCCCTGGGCATCGCCATCGCGTTGACCATGCCGACCAAGGGCAAGTGGTCGTCCCTGGTGCTGATCATCCTGGCGATTCCGCTGCTGATCCCGTGGAACGTGGTGGGCACCATCTGGCAGATCTTCGGCCGCGCCGACATCGGCCTGCTGGGGTCCGTCCTGAACAACCTGGGGATCAACTATAACTACGCGGCCAACACCATGGATGCCTGGGTCACGGTGCTGGTGATGGATGTCTGGCATTGGACGTCCCTGGTGGCGCTGCTGTGCTATTCGGGGCTGCGGGCGATTCCGGACGTGTATTACCAGGCCGCGCGGATCGACCGGGCGTCCAATTGGGCGGTGTTCCGGCACATCCAGTTGCCGAAGATGAAGAGCGTGCTGCTGATCGCGGTGATGCTGCGCTTCATGGACAGCTTCATGATCTACACCGAACCGTTCGTGCTTACCGGCGGCGGGCCGGGCAACGCCACCACGTTCCTCAGCCAGACCCTGACGCAAATGGCCATCGGCCAGTTCGACCTCGGCCCGGCGGCGGCGTTCTCCCTGGTGTACTTCCTGATCATCCTGTTGGTGTCGTGGCTGTTCTATACCGCCATGACTCATTCCGACGCCAACCGTTGA
- a CDS encoding ABC transporter ATP-binding protein — MSLTLEHICRTVEGQTWIDDANLNFEPGSFNVLLGRTLSGKTSLMRLMAGLDKPDSGRILMNGVDVTHRPVRLRNVSMVYQQFINYPTMTVFENIASPLRQAGVADEVIQDKVLETARMLRIEKFLKRHPLELSGGQQQRTAMARALVKDAELILFDEPLVNLDYKLREELRQEMRELFQARHTIAVYATTEPNEALALGGTTTILHEGRVIQSGKSSSVYHQPQTVLAAELFSEPPINLMPGRIAGNEVSFANFVHFPLNVDLRPVGEGEFRFGVRPSHISLVPSNDDDLELAVTVEVAEISGSETFLHVRNEHFLLVLHLPGVHEYDVDAPIRIYIPTHKLFVFDASGKLVQAPGQRIARVA, encoded by the coding sequence ATGTCATTAACGCTTGAGCACATCTGTCGCACCGTCGAAGGCCAGACCTGGATCGACGATGCCAACCTGAATTTCGAACCCGGATCCTTCAACGTCCTGCTGGGGCGCACCCTGTCCGGCAAGACCAGCCTGATGCGGCTGATGGCCGGCCTGGACAAGCCCGACAGCGGGCGCATCCTGATGAACGGCGTCGACGTGACCCACCGCCCGGTGCGGTTGCGCAATGTGTCGATGGTCTATCAGCAGTTCATCAACTACCCGACCATGACGGTATTCGAAAACATCGCCTCGCCCCTGCGCCAGGCCGGTGTGGCCGACGAGGTGATCCAGGACAAGGTGCTGGAAACCGCCCGGATGCTGCGCATCGAAAAATTCCTCAAACGCCATCCGCTGGAGTTGTCCGGGGGCCAGCAGCAGCGCACGGCCATGGCACGGGCCCTGGTCAAGGACGCCGAACTGATCCTGTTCGACGAACCGCTGGTGAACCTGGACTACAAGCTGCGCGAGGAACTGCGCCAGGAGATGCGCGAACTGTTCCAGGCCCGCCACACCATTGCTGTCTATGCCACCACCGAGCCCAACGAGGCCCTGGCCCTGGGTGGCACCACCACGATCCTGCACGAGGGCCGGGTGATCCAGAGCGGCAAGTCGTCGTCGGTCTATCACCAGCCGCAGACTGTCCTGGCCGCCGAATTGTTTTCCGAGCCGCCCATCAACCTCATGCCTGGTCGTATCGCCGGCAATGAAGTGAGCTTCGCCAATTTCGTGCACTTTCCGCTGAACGTCGACCTGCGTCCGGTGGGCGAGGGTGAGTTCCGGTTTGGCGTGCGCCCCAGCCATATCTCCCTGGTGCCGAGCAACGACGATGACCTGGAGTTGGCGGTGACCGTCGAGGTGGCGGAGATCAGCGGCTCGGAAACGTTCCTGCATGTTCGCAACGAGCATTTCCTCCTGGTGCTGCACTTGCCGGGAGTGCATGAGTACGACGTGGACGCGCCGATCCGCATCTACATTCCGACCCACAAACTGTTTGTCTTCGATGCCTCGGGCAAGTTGGTCCAGGCTCCCGGCCAGCGTATCGCGAGGGTTGCCTGA
- a CDS encoding ABC transporter ATP-binding protein, producing the protein MAEIRLQNLAHSYTSTPAGPEDYAIREMNHIWEQGGAYALLGPSGCGKSTLLNIISGLLSPSEGQVLFDSKVVNELSPERRNIAQVFQFPVVYDTMTVFDNLAFPLRNQGMAEAKIHTKVQEIAEVLDLQNLLDKKARNLTADEKQKVSMGRGLVRDDVSAILFDEPLTVIDPHLKWKLRRKLKQIHEQFNITMVYVTHDQLEASTFADKIAVMYGGQIVQFGTPRELFERPGHTFVGYFIGSPGMNLIEVTAQPGGVGFASTHLPLSDTLQRRVAEAQGKRLKVGIRPEFVHVWDGPYDDAMRAEVVHVEDLGTYKIMTLNLDGAPLKVRLAEDKPVPEGTAYISFPAQWLMVYADEYLLEPLSEVQR; encoded by the coding sequence ATGGCTGAAATACGTTTGCAGAACCTCGCCCACAGCTACACCAGCACACCGGCGGGCCCAGAGGACTACGCGATCCGCGAGATGAACCACATCTGGGAGCAGGGCGGTGCCTATGCGCTGCTCGGCCCGTCAGGGTGCGGCAAGTCCACCTTGCTCAACATCATTTCCGGGTTGCTCAGCCCGTCCGAGGGCCAGGTGCTGTTCGACAGCAAGGTGGTCAACGAGCTGAGCCCGGAGCGGCGCAACATCGCCCAGGTGTTCCAGTTCCCGGTGGTGTACGACACCATGACGGTGTTCGACAACCTGGCGTTCCCCCTGCGTAACCAGGGTATGGCCGAGGCGAAGATCCACACCAAGGTGCAAGAGATCGCCGAGGTCCTGGACCTGCAGAACCTGCTGGACAAAAAGGCCCGCAACCTCACCGCCGACGAGAAGCAGAAAGTCTCCATGGGCCGTGGGCTGGTGCGCGACGACGTGTCGGCGATCCTGTTCGACGAGCCGCTGACGGTGATCGACCCGCACCTGAAATGGAAACTGCGGCGCAAGCTCAAGCAGATCCATGAGCAGTTCAACATCACCATGGTCTACGTCACCCACGATCAGTTGGAGGCGTCCACCTTCGCCGACAAGATCGCGGTGATGTACGGCGGCCAGATCGTGCAGTTCGGCACGCCCCGGGAATTGTTCGAGCGCCCCGGCCATACCTTCGTCGGCTACTTCATCGGCAGCCCGGGCATGAACCTGATCGAGGTGACCGCCCAACCGGGTGGCGTCGGTTTCGCATCCACCCATCTGCCCCTTTCCGACACCTTGCAGCGTCGGGTCGCCGAAGCGCAGGGCAAGCGCCTGAAAGTCGGTATCCGGCCGGAGTTCGTCCATGTCTGGGACGGCCCCTACGACGATGCGATGCGGGCCGAGGTGGTACACGTCGAAGACCTGGGCACCTACAAGATCATGACCCTCAACCTCGACGGCGCGCCGCTGAAGGTACGCCTGGCCGAAGACAAGCCTGTGCCGGAGGGTACGGCCTATATCAGTTTCCCGGCGCAATGGCTGATGGTCTACGCCGATGAATACCTGCTGGAACCGTTGAGCGAGGTGCAGCGATGA